In Methanofastidiosum sp., the genomic window CCCCCATAGATTAAAGGTAATCAATTATATAAATCTTTTTATGTGGTATTCTCAGAAGATATTTCGATTCCAACGGGGCAGTGATCTGAACCAAATACATTATTAAGGATAAATGCTGACTTTAATGATTCACTTAGATTACTACTAATAAAAAAATAATCGATTCTCCACCCAACATTTCTATCTCTTGCCTTGCTCTTATAATCCCACCAACTGTAATTTGCGGGATCTTTATTGAAATAACGAAAAGTATCAATAAAACCTGCATCAATAAATTTGCTAATCCATGCTCTTTCTTCGGGTAAGAATCCAGAAATCTTTTCATTTTCTTTTGGCCTTGCAATATCTATCTCTTTGTGTGCGGTATTTACGTCTCCACAAATAATTAGCCTTTTACCTTGATTGAGTAGATTACTGACGTGTTCTAGAAACATATCGTAAAAATCCATTTTATAACGTAATCTTTCGCTTGACATTTTTCCATTAGGGAAATAGACATTAAATAGAATAAAGTGAGAGTATTCGAGAATCAATGCTCTTCCTTCAATGTCAAATTTTTCAAGCCCAAAATTTCTCTCTATAAACAATGGCTTCTCTTTTGTGTAAATACAGACACCACTGTAACCCTTTCTTTCAGGAGATGAGAAATAAGAATAATAGCCCGATATTTCTTTTAATTCTTTATGAATGTCTTCTTCTCTGGCTTTTGTCTCCTGGATGCATAATATATCTGGGGCACCATTTTCAATGAATTCTAAGAATCCTTTTTTAGCTATTGAACGCAGCCCGTTAACATTCCATGATAATATTCTAAGATTTTTCATAAAATCGCCTAATCGAAGTCAGCATAAATTTCTCCAAAATTAATTCCAGTATTGAGGGGGGTTTTCTCAGATTCAAATCTTAAAGACCATCTTGCCTTATGTAACTCTGGACTTGCACTACCATTTTTTATGGCTTCGTATGCTTCAATAAAAGCGGAGATTTTATCGATTGCTTTTACTAGCTTGCCATCTCTAGGATTAAATTTGTCATTGTTATATTTAATATCAATATCTTCCGGAATTACTTTAGTTTTTCCATTGAGATTA contains:
- a CDS encoding exodeoxyribonuclease III, with the protein product MKNLRILSWNVNGLRSIAKKGFLEFIENGAPDILCIQETKAREEDIHKELKEISGYYSYFSSPERKGYSGVCIYTKEKPLFIERNFGLEKFDIEGRALILEYSHFILFNVYFPNGKMSSERLRYKMDFYDMFLEHVSNLLNQGKRLIICGDVNTAHKEIDIARPKENEKISGFLPEERAWISKFIDAGFIDTFRYFNKDPANYSWWDYKSKARDRNVGWRIDYFFISSNLSESLKSAFILNNVFGSDHCPVGIEISSENTT